A DNA window from Malus domestica chromosome 12, GDT2T_hap1 contains the following coding sequences:
- the LOC103449767 gene encoding LOW QUALITY PROTEIN: short integuments 2, mitochondrial (The sequence of the model RefSeq protein was modified relative to this genomic sequence to represent the inferred CDS: deleted 1 base in 1 codon; substituted 1 base at 1 genomic stop codon) — MGLRSKGLVKKGIMGLGDMGFNTRVGAINWFPGHMAAATRTIHDRLKFADFVIEVRDARIPLSSANQDLQPQLRAKRSLIVLNKKDLTNPNIMQKCTRFFESSKQDCLPINAHSRSSVSKLLELVEYKLKEAISREPTMLVMVVGVPHVGKSALINNIHRIASSRFPVQGKMKHATVGPLPGVTQDIAGFKIAHQPSIYVLDTPGVLVPSIPNIETGLKQALAGSIKDSVVREDELRIAQYLLAVLNSRGTPFHWKNSKNMRMEGIQYEAEDKIDYSPKNLLPNRRKVPNKSDVLYIEDMVTEVQIALYSTLLEFNGNPEDEGDLEILIEXQFEALQTALKIPNKGSEARLMVPKKFLTLFSLGKLCTFILDDVPDDNPPS, encoded by the exons atgGGGTTACGGTCAAAAGGGTTGGTGAAGAAGGGGATAATGGGGTTGGGAGACATGGGTTTCAACACTAGAGTCGGAGCCATTAATTGGTTCCCCGGCCACATGGCTGCCGCCACACGCACCATCCACGACCGCCTCAAGTTCGCCGACTTCGTCATCGAGGTCCGGGACGCTCGTATTCCACTGTCCTCTGCCAACCAAGACCTCCAGCCCCAGCTCCGTGCCAAACGCTCCCTCATTGTCCTCAACAAGAAGGACCTCACCAATCCCAACATCATGCAA AAATGTACTCGATTTTTTGAATCCTCCAAGCAAGATTGCCTTCCCATCAATGCACATAGCAGGAGTTCGGTTTCTAAG CTTCTTGAGCTGGTGGAGTATAAGCTGAAGGAAGCGATTTCGAGGGAACCTACTATGCTTGTTATGGTTGTTGGTGTTCCTCATGTTGGGAAATCAGCTCTAATCAATAATATTCATCGGATTGCATCCTCTCGCTTTCCCG TTCAGGGGAAGATGAAGCACGCTACGGTAGGTCCATTGCCTGGTGTTACTCAGGACATTGCTGGATTCAAG ATTGCTCATCAGCCTAGCATATATGTTCTCGATACTCCAGGTGTGTTGGTTCCAAGTATCCCAAACATAGAGACGGGGTTAAAGCAAGCTCTTGCAG GATCTATTAAGGACTCCGTGGTAAGGGAGGAT GAATTGCGAATTGCTCAATATTTACTTGCAGTTCTAAATTCAAGAGGGACACCTTTTCACTGGAAGAACTCTAAAAATATGAGAATGGAAGGGATTCAATATGAAGCCGAAGACAAAATTGATTACAGTCCTAAGAACCTTCTACCTAATAGAAGGAAGGTGCCAAATAAGTCTGATGTGCTGTACATTGAG GATATGGTAACGGAAGTGCAAATTGCACTGTATTCGACATTGTTAGAATTCAATGGCAACCCAGAAGATGAGGGTGACTTGGAGAt CCTTATAGAGTAGCAGTTTGAAGCACTGCAGACAGCCTTAAAGATACCTAATAAGGGGTCTGAAGCTCGTTTGATGGTACCAAAGAAATTTCTTACCTTATTTAGTTTAGGTAAGTTGTGTACTTTTATCCTCGATGATGTCCCCGATGATAATCCGCCCTCatga